A genome region from Methanococcoides burtonii DSM 6242 includes the following:
- a CDS encoding helix-turn-helix transcriptional regulator, producing the protein MDFLEIYRKDGDDVQAIYRSGLTIEILLSLNEGSKKLSQLREISGSSSQSIIPNIRRLESGQLVEAKEDGYCLTRLGKIVASRIADSFSTIGTINKHKLFWSDHCLEDIPISSLKEIGCLYNSEIISDTHIELFNVYRTNLKIIKEAGHVVGVSSVVTKEYADSISEKVCEGIPVELIVPMDVAEQLKQEPYVEKINALKDYENFKLMVMDGNIRVGLIVTDKCLSLGLYKKDGVTYDIASGIFSFDPMAVVWGERLFEYYKEQSKVIKM; encoded by the coding sequence ATGGACTTCCTTGAGATCTACAGAAAAGACGGAGATGATGTCCAGGCTATATACAGGTCCGGGCTCACAATTGAGATACTGCTGTCATTAAATGAAGGCAGTAAAAAGCTTTCTCAACTGCGTGAAATTAGCGGGAGCTCATCCCAGTCAATAATACCAAATATCAGGAGACTGGAGTCTGGTCAATTGGTAGAGGCAAAGGAAGATGGATATTGCCTGACCCGGCTGGGAAAGATTGTAGCATCTAGGATCGCAGATTCCTTCAGTACAATTGGAACGATCAATAAGCACAAACTTTTCTGGTCAGACCATTGCCTCGAAGACATCCCCATATCATCATTAAAAGAGATCGGATGCCTCTACAATTCCGAAATTATCAGCGATACCCATATAGAACTTTTTAATGTATACCGCACTAATCTGAAAATCATAAAAGAAGCCGGGCATGTAGTCGGTGTATCATCCGTCGTAACCAAGGAATATGCGGATTCCATATCAGAAAAAGTATGTGAAGGAATACCTGTCGAACTTATAGTTCCTATGGATGTTGCGGAACAATTGAAGCAGGAGCCTTATGTGGAAAAGATCAATGCACTGAAAGATTATGAAAACTTCAAATTAATGGTCATGGATGGAAATATTAGAGTGGGGCTCATTGTCACCGATAAATGCCTCTCATTGGGCCTGTACAAAAAAGACGGTGTGACCTATGACATCGCAAGTGGCATATTCAGCTTTGATCCCATGGCGGTTGTGTGGGGAGAGAGGCTCTTTGAGTATTATAAAGAGCAGTCAAAGGTTATAAAAATGTGA
- a CDS encoding ferritin — MISERMVKALNGQINKEMYSAHLYMAMSAYSSNIGLSGFANWFMVQYQEEMLHAMKFYNYIVDQGAKVELQAIEKPAQEFGTTLEMLNATLGHEKFITRSINDLVDLAIEEKDHATNIFLQWYITEQIEEEGNDNAIIDKLKLAGEKGNGLFMIDKDLAARVFNPPVNVPNWTQIR; from the coding sequence ATGATCAGTGAAAGAATGGTTAAAGCATTGAATGGTCAGATCAACAAGGAGATGTATTCCGCTCATCTTTACATGGCAATGTCAGCCTACAGTTCGAATATCGGGCTTAGCGGATTTGCTAACTGGTTCATGGTACAGTATCAGGAAGAGATGTTGCATGCCATGAAATTTTACAACTATATTGTTGATCAGGGAGCAAAGGTAGAGCTTCAGGCAATTGAAAAGCCGGCACAGGAATTCGGCACCACCCTTGAAATGCTCAATGCGACCCTTGGACACGAGAAGTTCATCACACGTTCCATCAACGACCTGGTAGACCTTGCTATTGAAGAAAAGGACCATGCGACCAACATCTTCCTCCAGTGGTACATTACCGAGCAGATAGAAGAGGAAGGCAATGACAATGCGATCATTGACAAACTTAAACTTGCAGGCGAGAAAGGAAACGGGCTTTTCATGATCGACAAGGACCTTGCTGCAAGAGTGTTCAACCCTCCGGTAAACGTACCAAACTGGACACAGATCAGGTGA
- a CDS encoding IS66-like element ISMbu5 family transposase — protein MNTKRKEILAVYEQGPEAVVTLVTTLYDIIAEQQRIIELQAARITELEERVKKLEEQLKKNSRNSSKPPSTDVFINEKPKTKSRRKKSGKKPGGQKDHPGTTLRMVDVPDEVIIHKVHKCSNCERSLEDIEVKDHEKRQVFDIPPIKLQVTEHRAEIKSCPHCGCKNKATFSEKVKQPTQYGLRLASLAVYLHDYQLLPYERSCELLADVCGCEISPATLARAEKTCFEKLEDFEQQIKNFLIESPVINCDETGMRIEGKRQWLHVASTNKMTCYYPHQKRGSDAMNAMGILPNFNGTVVHDFWKSYYKYDCDHSICNAHLLRELTSVSENDNQLWSKAMNILLIDVKKSVDQIRGMSGCMKPERIKEFEDWYGQIIHIGIEENPQLQAKSKKRGRTKQTTAKNLLDRFIGYKNDILRFMHDLKVPFENNLAERDVRMMKVQQKISGTFRSMQGALIFSRVRSYISTVKKNQIPVMDAIRNAIAGMPFIPTIV, from the coding sequence ATGAACACGAAACGCAAAGAAATCCTAGCAGTTTATGAACAAGGTCCCGAAGCAGTTGTCACTCTTGTCACTACATTGTACGACATCATTGCTGAACAACAAAGGATCATAGAACTACAAGCTGCCAGAATAACCGAACTCGAAGAACGAGTTAAAAAATTGGAAGAGCAACTCAAAAAAAACAGCCGAAACAGCAGTAAACCACCTTCAACTGATGTTTTTATTAATGAGAAACCAAAAACAAAAAGCAGACGAAAAAAGAGTGGAAAGAAACCAGGTGGTCAGAAAGACCATCCTGGAACTACTCTCAGAATGGTAGATGTTCCTGACGAAGTTATAATTCACAAAGTACACAAATGTAGCAATTGTGAAAGATCGCTTGAAGATATAGAAGTTAAAGATCATGAAAAAAGGCAAGTATTTGACATACCTCCCATTAAACTTCAAGTAACAGAACATCGTGCTGAAATCAAGTCCTGTCCTCACTGCGGTTGCAAGAACAAAGCTACTTTTTCAGAAAAGGTTAAACAACCCACGCAATATGGCTTGCGTCTTGCATCATTAGCAGTCTACTTACATGATTATCAATTACTTCCTTATGAACGCAGCTGTGAATTGCTAGCTGATGTTTGTGGATGTGAAATAAGTCCCGCTACTTTGGCCAGGGCAGAAAAGACATGTTTTGAAAAACTTGAAGATTTCGAACAGCAGATCAAGAACTTCTTAATAGAATCTCCTGTGATAAATTGTGATGAAACTGGTATGAGGATAGAAGGAAAACGACAGTGGTTACATGTTGCTTCTACAAACAAAATGACATGTTATTATCCTCATCAAAAAAGAGGCTCTGACGCAATGAATGCGATGGGAATCTTACCAAATTTCAATGGTACAGTAGTTCATGATTTCTGGAAATCATATTACAAATATGATTGTGATCATTCGATCTGTAATGCTCATCTATTGCGAGAATTAACAAGTGTAAGCGAGAACGATAATCAATTGTGGTCAAAAGCTATGAATATTCTACTTATTGATGTCAAAAAGTCAGTTGACCAGATCCGAGGAATGTCTGGTTGTATGAAACCAGAGAGAATTAAAGAGTTTGAAGATTGGTACGGCCAGATTATTCATATTGGGATAGAAGAAAATCCTCAACTTCAAGCCAAATCAAAGAAGCGAGGAAGAACTAAACAAACCACAGCAAAAAATCTGCTGGATCGGTTTATTGGTTATAAAAATGATATTCTCAGGTTTATGCATGATCTAAAAGTTCCATTTGAGAATAATCTTGCAGAAAGGGATGTGAGAATGATGAAAGTACAGCAGAAGATATCGGGTACATTCCGAAGTATGCAAGGAGCATTAATTTTCTCGCGGGTAAGAAGTTACATTTCTACTGTTAAGAAGAATCAGATTCCTGTGATGGATGCAATTCGAAATGCAATTGCTGGAATGCCATTTATTCCAACAATTGTTTGA
- a CDS encoding right-handed parallel beta-helix repeat-containing protein produces MIPASAGVITVGFKDADYNSIQNAVDNASIGDLIVIQSGIYSENVLINKPLTLKTVDNNSLSTIIQSTNSSNHIFHIISSNTSIIGFKLTAKAENRPLSGIYIDDVDHCLIQNNTISNVEDGILLSSSHENEIEGNSLFSNNLHGISISNSNNNTISENKLFSNRYGIIVQSSSYNTISNNNASANENYGIALFNANGSAVKENIATKNKYGICLTSAFDNKVENNNVVTNIFSGAILWKSEDNTLENNNLSFNRDSGLSFVTQNRNNEILNNEISYNNRYGIFLNSNEGNIIKNNTLINNEKGIQVKKAADNHLSANTINDRLTLQKLMYSFLILISIGMAFYLKKKSLLLKSMVILTIVALVVFLGIIAWYFPFESGIRDNVEITNFQWVASETINENYTRGKLSMDLVYNNKDAYPLILGNTVPIDIRISSRAVNTSEDFSLLYKKSLTLEYLETYRYNPLLDFKNEEQNVLVEIYTKRYYEYPNPVYGDTSWEQIGMAVANINPNRS; encoded by the coding sequence ATGATTCCTGCATCTGCGGGAGTTATCACCGTAGGATTTAAAGATGCAGATTATAATTCAATCCAGAATGCAGTCGATAACGCAAGTATTGGGGATCTAATTGTTATTCAAAGCGGCATTTATTCTGAAAACGTGCTAATCAATAAACCATTGACATTAAAAACTGTAGATAACAACTCACTTAGTACAATTATCCAATCTACAAACTCTTCTAATCATATATTTCACATAATATCATCAAACACGAGCATAATTGGTTTCAAACTGACCGCCAAAGCAGAAAACCGACCCCTATCTGGAATTTATATTGATGATGTTGATCATTGCCTAATTCAGAACAACACGATTTCAAATGTTGAGGATGGAATTCTCCTTTCTTCTTCTCATGAAAATGAAATTGAAGGAAATTCTTTGTTTTCAAACAATTTGCATGGAATTAGCATATCTAACTCCAATAACAATACCATAAGTGAAAACAAACTTTTCAGCAACCGTTATGGAATAATTGTGCAATCTTCCAGCTACAATACAATTTCCAATAACAATGCAAGTGCCAATGAAAACTATGGAATAGCATTATTCAATGCAAATGGTAGTGCTGTTAAGGAGAACATTGCTACAAAAAATAAGTATGGCATTTGTTTAACTTCAGCATTTGACAATAAAGTAGAAAATAACAATGTTGTGACTAATATATTTAGCGGAGCAATTTTGTGGAAGTCAGAAGATAACACCCTTGAAAATAATAATCTGAGTTTCAATAGAGATTCGGGTCTTTCTTTTGTCACTCAAAACAGGAACAATGAGATTTTGAACAATGAAATCTCATACAACAACAGGTATGGAATTTTTCTGAATTCTAATGAAGGCAACATAATCAAAAACAATACTTTGATAAATAACGAAAAAGGAATTCAAGTAAAGAAGGCGGCAGATAACCACTTATCAGCAAATACAATAAATGACAGGTTAACTTTACAGAAGCTGATGTACAGCTTTCTGATTCTAATTAGTATCGGAATGGCGTTTTACCTAAAAAAGAAATCCTTACTATTAAAATCCATGGTAATTCTAACCATTGTAGCTCTTGTAGTGTTTCTTGGAATTATTGCATGGTATTTCCCATTTGAATCAGGTATCAGAGATAATGTTGAGATAACTAACTTCCAATGGGTCGCTTCTGAAACTATAAATGAGAATTACACAAGAGGAAAGCTCTCAATGGATCTGGTCTATAATAACAAAGACGCATATCCCTTGATACTCGGAAACACAGTCCCGATTGACATTCGCATAAGCTCAAGGGCTGTAAATACATCAGAGGATTTTTCTTTGTTGTATAAGAAATCTCTCACTTTAGAATATCTGGAAACATATCGGTATAACCCTCTCCTAGATTTTAAAAATGAAGAGCAGAATGTACTTGTTGAAATCTACACAAAGCGATACTACGAATATCCAAATCCGGTTTATGGGGACACAAGCTGGGAACAAATTGGGATGGCAGTAGCAAATATCAACCCCAACAGATCCTAA
- a CDS encoding C39 family peptidase, whose protein sequence is MQKSKTTTVIAIMLLILVAFVPMVSAQEETLPDSSSNKQVTIELNQKDGVLIIPTEDKKITDLSTTATTEKPAVAFLSGTIDENNLVVLNGVITLDGKAQKVQLSGEATQVFIGWDVPEGAKPIYSTVGDEKIGFATITRYEGATKKYATHIEVQDESDKFSFHGEFFKDGHGGLVGTMIIDGKECQIGLLGNSISLYENVSPSSSTKSAYIDVPHRSQWELFWDLHGYAAASTACGDTVAAMLEEYYTGTSPDIWDIYLIYGSMGASEAEDYLQDQSINADKRSHTGSLSYVIDCAQYYIDTGRPFYLIEESNSGELHAVVLRGYSDAYDYFVLNDPNTLSGTEQMYWYDSDDPSFNFEENVYENIGGEDSYSNGMVIVV, encoded by the coding sequence ATGCAAAAATCGAAAACAACGACTGTTATTGCAATAATGCTGCTAATATTGGTGGCATTTGTACCAATGGTAAGTGCCCAAGAAGAAACGCTCCCTGATAGTTCTAGTAATAAACAAGTTACCATCGAACTAAATCAAAAGGATGGTGTTCTGATAATACCTACAGAAGACAAAAAGATTACTGACTTGAGCACAACTGCCACCACGGAAAAACCAGCAGTTGCATTCTTGTCTGGTACCATCGATGAAAATAATCTTGTAGTACTCAATGGTGTAATTACACTTGATGGAAAAGCCCAGAAGGTTCAATTGTCAGGTGAAGCGACCCAAGTATTTATTGGATGGGATGTACCAGAAGGAGCAAAACCAATCTATAGTACTGTCGGCGATGAGAAGATAGGTTTTGCAACCATAACCAGATATGAAGGCGCAACAAAGAAATATGCAACGCATATAGAAGTGCAAGATGAAAGCGATAAATTCAGCTTTCATGGTGAATTCTTCAAAGATGGACATGGTGGATTAGTTGGAACTATGATAATTGATGGAAAGGAATGCCAAATTGGGCTCCTTGGCAACTCAATTAGCCTATATGAAAACGTAAGTCCAAGTTCCAGTACCAAAAGTGCCTACATAGACGTTCCTCACAGAAGCCAATGGGAACTATTTTGGGATCTACATGGTTATGCCGCTGCCAGCACTGCATGTGGGGACACCGTTGCTGCAATGCTGGAAGAATATTATACAGGCACAAGTCCTGATATTTGGGATATATATTTGATATACGGTTCAATGGGTGCATCAGAAGCAGAAGACTACTTGCAAGATCAAAGCATAAATGCAGATAAAAGAAGTCATACAGGATCATTATCTTATGTAATTGACTGCGCTCAGTATTATATAGATACGGGTCGCCCATTTTATTTGATCGAAGAAAGTAATTCTGGGGAACTGCATGCCGTCGTTTTAAGGGGTTACAGTGATGCCTACGACTACTTTGTACTAAATGATCCAAATACATTATCCGGAACTGAACAGATGTATTGGTACGATTCGGATGACCCTTCATTCAACTTTGAAGAAAATGTCTACGAGAATATTGGAGGCGAAGACTCGTATTCAAATGGTATGGTTATTGTAGTATAA
- a CDS encoding carboxymuconolactone decarboxylase family protein has protein sequence MTENIESVKQVKGTMPKAIKMAKQMDDDFGQGVASFYKAIWKDREDGLSMKNKHLMVFAVACSRNNTNSAKKILVKLKNHGATRTEVLDAMMMAAWTGGIQNFTDISSDILPEMELIGF, from the coding sequence ATGACAGAAAATATAGAAAGCGTTAAGCAAGTAAAAGGAACCATGCCAAAGGCCATCAAAATGGCCAAACAGATGGATGATGACTTCGGTCAGGGAGTTGCAAGTTTCTACAAGGCCATCTGGAAGGACAGGGAAGACGGACTTTCAATGAAGAACAAGCACCTGATGGTCTTCGCCGTAGCATGCTCAAGGAACAACACCAACAGTGCAAAGAAGATCCTTGTGAAACTTAAAAATCACGGTGCAACGAGAACAGAGGTCCTGGATGCAATGATGATGGCAGCATGGACCGGTGGCATACAGAACTTTACCGACATCAGCAGTGACATACTGCCGGAAATGGAACTGATCGGATTTTAA